The following DNA comes from Sphingopyxis sp. BSN-002.
ACGGGCCATCTGATCCTCGCGACCGAACTTCTCGGCTATGACGCGTCGAAATGGGCGGTGTTCAACATCGCGATCCAGCCGGGCGCGATCCTCGCGATCGTCGTGCTCTACCGCAAACTCTTCTGGGACATGTTCACCGGCTTCTTCCGGCGCGATCCCGTCGCGATCGCGTTCGTGCGCAACCTGCTGCTGGCGTTCATCCCCGCGGTCGTCCTCGGCCTCGCCTTCGGCGACTATATCGAGGCATTGCTCGAGAACGCCGTCGTCGTCGCGTGGGCGCTGATTATCGGCGGCATCGGCATCCTGCTCGTCGAGCGCTTCGCCAAGCCGAAGGAAAGCGGCGGCGTCGCCAATCTGTCGACGCGCCAGTCGATCATCGTCGGACTGGTCCAGTGCATCGCGATGATTCCGGGCGTCAGCCGCTCGGGCGCGACGATCATGGGCGCGATGGCGCTCGGCATCGACCGCAAGACCGCTGCCGAATTCAGCTTCTTCCTCGCGCTGCCGACGCTGACCGGGGCAACCGTGCTGCAACTCGCCAAGCATCATGACGCCATCACGAAGAACGACATCGGCCTGATCCTGGTCGGCGCGCTGGTGTCGTTCATCGTCGCCTGGGCGGTGATCAAGGCCTTCCTCGCGGTCGTAACGCGCTATGGCTTCGCGCCTTTCGCCTGGTACCGAATCATCGTCGGCGTCGCCGCGCTTGCGTGGCTCGCAATGAGATAGGGCCAAACCGGTACCAATTTGCGAAAGAATATTGCGTGGGCCAATTTGCAGCCCCGATTGCCCATCATTTTAGGTTAGCATTGCTGTCCTATATGCCATTTCGGCCGTGACAGGCGGTTTCGGGCCATGCAATCGCCTCCTTCAACGAAGGGGATACTGCATGGCTTCCGACCGCATGCTCCAGTTTGTGGGGCGTGAACAATCCTATCCGGACAAGCGCTCCGCCGAGGAACGCGCGCGCGATTTCCGCGAGATCGCCGAGCGCTATGCCGCGCCGGACGCCGACGCGCAGGCCGCGCGCTGCTCACAATGCGGTGTGCCCTATTGCTCGGTGCATTGCCCGCTGCACAACCACATCCCCGACTGGCTGCGCCTGACCGCCGAGGGGCGCCTGCGCGAAGCCTATGAGCTCAGCAACGCAACCTCGACAATGCCCGAGATTTGCGGCCGCATCTGTCCGCAGGATCGCCTGTGCGAGGGCAATTGCGTGATCGAATTCTCGGGCCACGGTGCGGTGACGATCGGCAGCGTCGAGAAATACATCACCGACACCGCTTGGGCGGAGGGCTGGGTCGAACCGGTCCATGCCGGCAAGCCGACCGGCCAGTCGGTCGGCATCATCGGCGCCGGACCCGCGGGCCTGACGGCCGCAGAATATCTGCGTGTGCTGGGGCATGAAGTCCATGTCTACGACCGCCATGATCGCGCGGGCGGGCTGCTGACCTATGGCATTCCCGGCTTCAAGCTGGAGAAGGACGTCGTGATGCGCCGCGTCGCCCGGCTCGAGGAGGGCGGCATCCACTTCCACCTCGGCTTCGAGGTCGGCAAGGACGCGACGCTCGACCAGCTGCGCCGCAAGCATGATGCGATCCTGATCGCGACCGGGGTTTACAAGGCGCGCGAGATCAATGTTCCGGGCAATGAAGCGGCCGGCGTCGTCGCCGCACTCGACTATCTCATCGCCTCGAACCGCAAGGGTTTCGGCGACGCCGTCGCCGAATTCGAAGACGGCCGCCTCGATGCCAAGGACAAGCATGTCGTGGTGATCGGCGGCGGCGATACGGCGATGGACTGCGTCCGCACCGCGGTGCGCCAGGGCGCGAAGTCGGTGAAGTGCCTGTATCGCCGCGACCGCGAGAATATGCCGGGCTCGCAGCGCGAGGTCGCCAATGCCGAGGAAGAAGGCGTCGAGTTCGTCTGGCTCTCCGCCCCCCAAAGCTTCACCGCCGACAAGACGGTCAAGCAGGTCGCCGTCGCGGGGATGCGCCTCGGCGCGCCCGACGCGAGCGGCCGCCGCAGCCCCGAGCCCGACCCGGGCCGCACGTTCGACCTGCCCGCCGACATGGTGATCAAGGCGCTCGGCTTCGATCCCGAGGAACTGCCGCACCTGTTCGGCTCGCCCGACCTGTCGGTCACGCGCTGGGGCACGCTGCGCGTCGATCACCAGACGATGATGACCAGCCTGCCCGGCGTTTTCGCCGCCGGCGACATCGTCCGCGGCGCCAGCCTGGTGGTCTGGGGAATCCGCGATGGCCGCGACGCGAGCGATCAGATGGCAAAGTGGCTGAAGGCCAAGGCGGCGGGCAGCGAAAGGAAGGCGGCATGAGAGCTGTCCTCGTCGCCCTCGCCGGCGCCATGCTGACCTCCGCTCCGGCGGCTGCGAACGACCCCGCGCCAAAGGCTCCGCCGCCGGTCTATGTTCCGCCTGCCCCGCCCCGGGCGCCCGCCGTGCCGGTGCGGACCGAAGCAGGTCTTGCATTGGCACAGCGGCTGACGGTCCTGGTCCTGCCGCCCGACATGATGTTCGAACAGAATCTCGCGACGATTCCGGTTGTGCTCGATGCCGAAGCAAAGAAGAATCCCGACCTCGAAGCGCTGCTGCAGCAGCATCCCGGACTGCGCACCAAGCTTGTGGAAACCGGCCAGCGCGAACTGACCCGCATCCTGACGGCGGGGCTGCCCGCCATGCAGGCAGCCATGGCCGAGCATTATGTGCGCAATCTCGACGAGGCGACGCTGCGGACGACGGTCGAATTCTACGAGAGCGAGCTGGGCCGAAAGCTCATCCGGGTCGAATATCAGAGCATCGATCCTGCAGTCCTCTCCGACAAGGGCCTTGCGGACGGCGAAACCTTCACCCGATCGGACGTCGACCAGCTTTACGTCGGCGTGGGGGGCCGCATGATCAAGGCGCTCACGCCGCAAGAGCGGGTGAAGGTGACGGCATTCACCCTCAGCCCCGCCGGACAGAAGCTGTTCCGCCTGACGAACCGGACAAAGGATTTGTCCGTGAAACTGCTCAACGACCTGATCGGCCCCCATCGCGCCGAGATCGAAGCAGCCTATGCGGAAGCGGTCCCCGAATATTTCTCGTCCACCGCCGCCGCCAACTGACAGGCGCAAGGTCTTTTTCGATGCGCAACGCCGAAATGGTTGAAACCGGGTCCGAAAAACGAAATGAAACCGGAATGACCAATCGGGGAAGGAATATCATCATGTCGAACTGGAAATCCATTCTGCTGGCCGGCGCCGTTGCGATCGTGCCTGCGCACGCCTTCGCCGCGCCGAAAAAGGAAGCGCCCCTCGCGGTAGTCGTCGCGCCCGCCGAGGAACAGAGCGATCAGTCCGAAGCCAGCAGCGAAGCCGCGATGGCCGACGCCAAGGCAAAGATGCAGAAGGAAATCGACGAGGCGATCAAGCTGATCGAGAAGATTTTCGGCGTCGACAAATTGCCCGCCGTCCCGCCGGCGCAGCTCGCGCTGGCGCAGCAGACGACGACCGCGCTCGTCCCGCCGGGCAGCCTCGCGAAGATGATCGACAATATGTACGGCAAATTCTTCAAGGGCCTGATGGGCGAACTCGGCGGCATGTCCGACCTCATGCTCTCGATCAAGACCGGTGTCGAAAGCGAAAAGATCGAAGCACTGGACGAAAAGAGCAAGGCGGCGATCGCCGACATGTTCGATCCGCAGCGCGCCCAGCGCGAGGAGCAGATGACGAATGTCATCAAGCCGCTGATCACCGAGGCGCTGGGCGATCTGGAAGGCCCGATGCGCAACGGCATGGCCTATGCCTATGCCCGCAAGTTCAGCGCGCAGCAGCTCGGCGAAATGAACGCCTTCTTCGCAACCCCGACGGGCAAGGCCTATGCCGACGAGTGGATGGCGCTGCAGGCGGATCCCGAGGTGATGCTGGCGATGGTCAAGGCGGTGCCGCCGCTGATCAACAAGTTCATGGACCGCGGCCCCGAAATCGAGGGCAAGATGAAGGATCTGCCCAAGGAACGGCAGCTTTCGGACTTCACCGACGCAGAGCTCGCAAAACTCGCGAAGCTGATGAAGGTCGATGTGAAAGTGCTGAAAGAACAGCGCGACCAGTGGAATTCGGTGGACGATGTCACCGAAGCCGTCGAGGCCGCGGACGACAGTGGCTATGGCGACGACGCCAGCGCCGCAGCGACCGACGCCGCCGCGGCAGCGGCTGATGCCGCGAGCGGCGACTGGGATCCGGCCTACGACCGCGAAAACTGGTCGGAAGCCGACCGTACCCGCGTCGAGGAACTCGAAGCGACGGCAAGCGAAGCCTCGTCGGCCGCCTATGACGCCGAACAGGCCGCGATCGCCAACGCGCGCAAGAAGTCTCCAAAGAAATAGAAACGGCTGCGGCCGGCAGGAAAACCGACATGACCCATTACCCCACCCCCGATCACGCGCGGCTCGAAGCCGAAGGCATGTATCGCCCCGACCTTGAATCCGATGCCTGCGGCGTCGGCATGGTCGCGGCGACGGACGGCAAGCCGTCGCGCCGCGTCGTCGAGGCGGCGATCGAAGCCTTGCGGGCCGTGTGGCACCGCGGCGCGGTCGACGCCGACGGCAAGACCGGGGATGGGGCCGGGATCCATGTCGACCTGCCGGTCCGCTTCTTTGACGATGCCATCGCCGCGTCGGGCCACAAGGTACGCCCGAACCGCCTAGCCGTCGGCATGGTCTTCCTGCCGCGCACCGACCTCGACGCGCAGGAACATTGCCGCACGATCGTCGAGTCCGAGATCATCGACGCGGGTTTTACCATCTATGGCTGGCGCCAGGTTCCCGTCGACGTTTCGGTGATCGGCGACAAGGCGCAGCGCACGCGCCCCGAGATCGAGCAGATCATGATCGCCGGACCGCTCCCCGACGAACAGTCGCTCGCCGAGTTCGAAAAACAGCTCTATCTGACGCGCCGCCGTATCGAGAAGAAGGTGATCGCGGCGCAGATCGCCGATTTCTATGTCTGCAGCCTCTCGGCGCGCTCGATCATCTACAAGGGCCTGTTCCTCGCTGAGAGCCTTGCGGACTTCTTCCCCGACCTCACGAACAAGCTGTTCGAAAGCCGGGTCGCGATCTTCCACCAGCGCTATTCGACCAACACCTTCCCGCAATGGTGGCTGGCGCAGCCGTTCCGCACCCTCGCCCACAATGGCGAGATCAATACGATCCGCGGCAACAAGAACTGGATGAAGAGCCACGAGATCAAGATGGCGAGCCTCGCCTTCGGCGAGCATTCGGAAGACATCAAACCCGTGATCCCGGCGGGCGCGTCGGACACCGCTGCGCTCGACGCGGTGTTCGAGACGCTCTGCCGCGCCGGCCGCGACGCGCCGACCGCGAAGCTGATTCTCGTCCCCGAAGCCTGGGGCGAAGACGCCGAAATGCCCGACAATCACCGGGCGATGTATAATTATCTCGCCAGCGTCATGGAGCCGTGGGACGGACCCGCCGCGCTCGCGATGACCGACGGCCGCTGGGCGGTCGCGGGGATGGACCGCAACGCGCTCCGCCCGCTGCGCTACACGCTGACCGCTGACAATCTCCTCGTTGTCGGCTCCGAAAGCGGGATGGTGTTGCTGCCCGAGGCGAGCATCCGCAAGAAGGGCCGTCTCGGCCCCGGCCAGATGATCGCGGTCGATCTCGACGACGGCACGCTCTACGAAGATCGCGCGATCAAGGACAAGATCGCGGGCGGCGCCGACTATGCGTCGCGTGTGAAGGGCTTCCGCACGATGGCCGACCTGCCGAAGGGCGGCAAGGCGACGCTGCCGACCTTCGACCGCGCCGAACTGCTCCGTCGTCAGGTCGCCGCCGGTCTCACCATGGAAGACATGGAGCTGATCCTCGCCCCGATGGTCGAGGATGCGAAGGAAGCGATCGGCTCGATGGGCGACGACACGCCGCTCGCGGTCATTTCTGACAAGCCGCGCCACGTCGCGCAATTCTTCCGCCAGAATTTCAGCCAGGTCACCAATCCGCCGATCGACAGCTTGCGCGAACGGCATGTGATGAGCCTGAAGACGCGCTTCTCGAACCTCGCCAACATCCTCGACGAAAAGGGACAGAGCGCGCACGTCCTCGTGATCGATTCCCCCGTCCTCGTCGGCGAAGACTGGGATCGGCTGCGCGCCTATTTCGGCGACGCGGTCGCCGACATCGACTGCACCTTCAAGGCCGGCGGCAATGCCGCCACCTTGCGCGAAGCCATCGCGCGCGTCCGCAAGGAAGCCGAGGATGCAGTCCGCGCGGGACGCAGCGAATTGTTCCTCTCCGACCAGGCGATCGGTGAAGGCCGCGTCGGCATGGCGATGGTGCTCGCCGCCGCCGCCGTGCACACGCACCTCGTCCGCAAGGGCCTCCGCAGCTACGCCTCGATCAATGTCCGGTCGGCCGAAGTGCTCGACACGCACGCGTTCGCCGTGCTGATCGGCGTCGGCGCGACGACGGTCCACGCCTACCTCGCCGAAGCTGCGATCGCCGATCGCTGGACGCGCGGGCTGTTCGGCGGCGAACTGTCGCTGGGCGACTGCCAGCTGCGCTTCCGCAAGGCCATCGACGACGGCCTGCTCAAGATCATGGCGAAGATGGGGATCGCGGTGATCTCCAGCTATCGCGGCGGCTACAACTTCGAAGCGGTCGGTTTGAGCCGCGCGCTCGTCAACGACCTCTTTCCCGGCATGCCGGCTAAGATTTCGGGCGAGGGCTATCAGTCGCTCTTCATCAACGCGACCGAGAAGCATGAGGCCGCGTTCGACGCACGCGTCACCACCCTCCCCATCGGTGGCTTCTATCGCCAGCGCGCAGGCGGCGAGACGCACGCCTATTCGGCGCAGCTCATGCACCTGCTCCAGACCGCGGTCGCGACCGACAGCTATTCGACCTATCTGCAGTTCGCGCGCGGCGTCGCCGACCTGCCGCCGGTCTATCTGCGCGACCTGATGGAGTTCAACTATCCCCCGCAGGGCGTCGCCCTCGACAGCGTCGAGGCGATCACCGAGATCCGCAAGCGCTTCGTCACCCCCGGCATGTCGCTCGGCGCGCTGTCGCCCGAAGCGCACGAAACGCTCGCGATCGCGATGAACCGCATCGGCGCCAAGGCGGTCTCCGGCGAAGGCGGCGAAGCGAGCGAGCGCTACCAGCCCTATGCAAACGGCGACAACGCCAACAGCAACATCAAGCAGATCGCGAGCGGCCGCTTCGGCGTCACCGCCGAATATCTCGGCGCGTGCGACGAGATCGAGATCAAGGTCGCGCAGGGCGCCAAGCCCGGCGAGGGCGGCCAGCTTCCCGGCTTCAAGGTCACCGAGTTCATCGCGCGGCTGCGTCACTCGACGCCGGGCGTGATGCTGATCTCGCCGCCGCCGCACCACGATATCTATTCGATCGAGGATCTGGCGCAGCTCATCTACGACCTGAAGCAGATCAACCCGAAAGCGCGCGTCTGCGTGAAGCTCGTCAGCTCGGCGGGCATCGGCACGGTCGCTGCGGGCGTCGCCAAGGCGCATGCCGACGTCATCCTCGTCGCGGGCAATACCGGCGGGACCGGCGCCAGCCCGCAGACCAGCGTCAAATATGCCGGCACGCCGTGGGAAATGGGCCTCAGCGAAGTCAATCAGGTCCTCACCCTCAATGGTCTTCGCCACCGTATCCGCCTGCGCACCGACGGCGGGCTCAAGACCGGGCGCGACATCGTGATCGCGGCGATACTCGGCGCCGAGGAATATGGCATCGGGACTTTGAGCCTCGTCGCCATGGGCTGCATCATGGTGCGCCAGTGCCACAGCAACACCTGTCCCGTCGGCGTCTGCACGCAGGACGAGAAACTGCGCCAGAAGTTCACCGGCAGCCCCGAGAAGGTCATCAACCTGATGACCTTCATCGCCGAGGAAGTGCGCGAAATCCTCGCCAAGCTCGGCTGCCGCAGCCTCGACGAGGTGATCGGCCGCACCGAACTGCTGCGTCAGGTCAGCCGCGGCGCCGAACATCTCGACGACCTCGACCTCAACCCGATCCTCGCCAAGGTCGACGCCCCCGACGACCAGCGCCGGTCGCAGGGGCCGAATTTCCGCAATCCGGTGCCCGACAGCCTCGACGCGCAAATCCTGAGCGACGCAAAGCCGCTGTTCGAGCGCGGCGAGCGGATGCAGCTGACCTACAATGTCCGCAACACGCACCGTGCCGTTGGCACACGCCTTTCGGCCGAGGTCACCGCGCGCTTCGGGATGAACGGGCTCGCCGACGACCATGTGCAGGTGCGCCTGCGCGGTACCGCCGGCCAGTCGCTTGGCGCCTTCCTGTGCAGCGGCGTCACGCTCGAGGTGTTCGGCGACGCCAACGACTATGTCGGCAAGGGCCTGTCGGGCGGCCGCATCGTCGTGCGCCCGACCGTGTCGAGCCCACTGGTCAGCCAGCACAACAGCATCGTCGGCAACACCGTCCTCTATGGCGCGACCGCGGGCACCTTGCTCGCAGCGGGTCAGGCGGGCGAGCGCTTCGCGGTCCGCAACTCGGGCGCGAAGGTGGTCGTCGAGGGCTGCGGCGCCAACGGCTGCGAATATATGACCGGCGGCACCGCGGTGATCCTCGGGCCCGTCGGCTCGAACTTCGGCGCCGGGATGACCGGCGGCATGGCGTTCATTCTCGACACCGACGGCAGCTTCGAACGCCGCGCCAACGGCGAATCGATCGTCTGGCAGCGGATCGCGAGCAGCCATTGGGAAAGCGTCCTCAAGGATCTGGTCGAAGACCATGCACGCGCCACCGGCAGCAAATGGTCGGCCGAGATCCTCGCCGACTGGGACCGCTGGCGGGATCAGTTCTGGCAGGTCTGCCCGAAGGAAATGATCAGCCGCCTGACGCACTCGCTGAGCGAGGAAGAGGCCGAGGTGGTCGCTGCCGAATAGCTCGTCGTGCGGCAGGCGCGTCCTGCCGCAAGGCCGGGCGGTGTTCAGGGCAGCGAAAGCGTCGCTGCCCTATGCGCGCGGTTTCGATTTCGCTTTCCGAAAGGAAGACGCCATGCGCCTGACCATCGCTTTTCTGCCCCTGCTCGCCCTTGCGATGCCGCTTCCCGCGGCCGCTGCCGATACGCGCGGCGCCGTCGCAGCGCTTAACGATCCCGCCATGCAGGACCGGATGGCCGACACCGTGACCGCGCTTGTCAGCGCCATGATGCAGATGAAGGTCGGCCCCCTCGCCGAGGCAGTCGCGCAAATCGACCCCGACTCCGACGCCGCCTACATCCCGCACGACGCCACCGTCGGCGACATCGCCGGCCGCGACCGGCATGATGCCGAGCGCATGGGCGCCGACGTCCGCGCGAGCGCCCGCATGGCGGGTCAGGCTGCCTCGGCGCTTCAGGCTTACGCCCCGGTGCTCAAGGACATGGCGCGCGACCTCGCCGCGCAATGGGAGCGTGAGCGCGACGCTGCGCGCCGCTAGGCACTTAGTCCACAGCCATGCGCCTATAGGCGTTGCACGCGGCGCCTGCCTGCCGCTATGCGGTTACCATGTGGCAGCTTTACCAATTCCCGCTTTGTCCCTTTTCGCGCAAGATCCGGCTTCTGCTGGGGGAAAAGGGCATCGGCTATGAATTGGTACGCGAATCGCCGTGGGAGCGCCGCGACGAATTCATCGACCTGAACCCCGCGGGCCGCACCCCGGTGATGGTCGACCAGGGACGCGGACAGGTGCTGATCGACAGCAGCGCGATCGCCGAATATTTCGAGGAGACCGTCGAAGGCAAGGCGATGATCAACGGCACCGCGGCGAACCGCGCCGAGATTCGCCGCCTGACCGCCTGGTTCGACCATGATTTCTATTTCGAGGTCACCGGGCCCTTGCTCTTCGAGCGGATGCAGAAACGCATTGTTCACCGCCAGCCGCCCGACGGCGGCGCGTTGCGCGAGGCGATGAAGGCGGCCAACCAGCATCTCGACTATATCGACTATCTGATCGACCACCGCACCTGGCTTGCCGGCGCGACGATGAGCCTCGCCGACCTCGCCGCCGCCGCGCACATCTCGGTCGCCGACTATCTCGGCGGCATCGACTGGACCGGACACGAACAGACCAAGGGCTGGTATTCGGGCCTGAAGTCGCGGCCGAGCTTTCGCCCGCTGCTGGCCGAGCGAATGGAAATCGTGACGCCGCCGAAATATTATGAGGATGTGGATTTCTAGGTCCCACCGGACGCCCCCTTTCCTCCATCCACATCCTCAACGACCGGGTTATGGCGGGTGCAGTCGGCGCCACCCGACTGGACTGTCAGCAGCCATTGGCACGCCCCCGCACCCAATGACCCTCCGGAGCTATGGCAAATCCGCCGCGTCGTTCTGCGTACCGGACTGCCACAGCAAAGATTCAAACGGTATTGGCACAAATTAACCGGTCAATCTGCCTAGGCGAAATTAACCATGGGTACTAAACATGGGGTCCCAGTTTCGACGCAGTAATTGATCCAAAGTGAAGCAAAATTTTCCATTACCTTCAGAGGCCGCGTCAATGGCGGCGCGCCTAAGTGATCGTCAGCGCGAATGCCTGATTCTTGTCAAAGACGGTCTCACGTCCAAGGAAATCGGGCGTTTGCTCTCGCTATCTCCTTCGACGATCGACAATCATCTCAATGCCGCCGCCGAAAGGCTCGGTTGTTCCTCACGTATCGTTGCTGCGCGCATACTGGAAACGGCGGAGCAGTTTGCCGAACGGGGCGACCTTCATTCCCAAAGCGAAGATAACAAGGCAAAGTTTACGCACCCTGATGATCTACGACTCGGCTCAAAGGCCGCGCGCAACTTGCTGCCACCGCTCGGCGGAGCAACCAATGACGAGCCGCTGATACAGCGCATCCTGCATATCGGCCTGATAGCAATTGCCGCCACAATGGCGTTTGCTGCAATCACAATCACCATTGCGGGGGTAGTTGATCTGTTCAGCCGATAGGATTTTCCGGAAGCATCGGTGCCAGTTCAATGAAGGAGGCATGCGATGCACAAGATCGAACAAGGG
Coding sequences within:
- a CDS encoding DUF2059 domain-containing protein, encoding MSNWKSILLAGAVAIVPAHAFAAPKKEAPLAVVVAPAEEQSDQSEASSEAAMADAKAKMQKEIDEAIKLIEKIFGVDKLPAVPPAQLALAQQTTTALVPPGSLAKMIDNMYGKFFKGLMGELGGMSDLMLSIKTGVESEKIEALDEKSKAAIADMFDPQRAQREEQMTNVIKPLITEALGDLEGPMRNGMAYAYARKFSAQQLGEMNAFFATPTGKAYADEWMALQADPEVMLAMVKAVPPLINKFMDRGPEIEGKMKDLPKERQLSDFTDAELAKLAKLMKVDVKVLKEQRDQWNSVDDVTEAVEAADDSGYGDDASAAATDAAAAAADAASGDWDPAYDRENWSEADRTRVEELEATASEASSAAYDAEQAAIANARKKSPKK
- the gltB gene encoding glutamate synthase large subunit; the protein is MTHYPTPDHARLEAEGMYRPDLESDACGVGMVAATDGKPSRRVVEAAIEALRAVWHRGAVDADGKTGDGAGIHVDLPVRFFDDAIAASGHKVRPNRLAVGMVFLPRTDLDAQEHCRTIVESEIIDAGFTIYGWRQVPVDVSVIGDKAQRTRPEIEQIMIAGPLPDEQSLAEFEKQLYLTRRRIEKKVIAAQIADFYVCSLSARSIIYKGLFLAESLADFFPDLTNKLFESRVAIFHQRYSTNTFPQWWLAQPFRTLAHNGEINTIRGNKNWMKSHEIKMASLAFGEHSEDIKPVIPAGASDTAALDAVFETLCRAGRDAPTAKLILVPEAWGEDAEMPDNHRAMYNYLASVMEPWDGPAALAMTDGRWAVAGMDRNALRPLRYTLTADNLLVVGSESGMVLLPEASIRKKGRLGPGQMIAVDLDDGTLYEDRAIKDKIAGGADYASRVKGFRTMADLPKGGKATLPTFDRAELLRRQVAAGLTMEDMELILAPMVEDAKEAIGSMGDDTPLAVISDKPRHVAQFFRQNFSQVTNPPIDSLRERHVMSLKTRFSNLANILDEKGQSAHVLVIDSPVLVGEDWDRLRAYFGDAVADIDCTFKAGGNAATLREAIARVRKEAEDAVRAGRSELFLSDQAIGEGRVGMAMVLAAAAVHTHLVRKGLRSYASINVRSAEVLDTHAFAVLIGVGATTVHAYLAEAAIADRWTRGLFGGELSLGDCQLRFRKAIDDGLLKIMAKMGIAVISSYRGGYNFEAVGLSRALVNDLFPGMPAKISGEGYQSLFINATEKHEAAFDARVTTLPIGGFYRQRAGGETHAYSAQLMHLLQTAVATDSYSTYLQFARGVADLPPVYLRDLMEFNYPPQGVALDSVEAITEIRKRFVTPGMSLGALSPEAHETLAIAMNRIGAKAVSGEGGEASERYQPYANGDNANSNIKQIASGRFGVTAEYLGACDEIEIKVAQGAKPGEGGQLPGFKVTEFIARLRHSTPGVMLISPPPHHDIYSIEDLAQLIYDLKQINPKARVCVKLVSSAGIGTVAAGVAKAHADVILVAGNTGGTGASPQTSVKYAGTPWEMGLSEVNQVLTLNGLRHRIRLRTDGGLKTGRDIVIAAILGAEEYGIGTLSLVAMGCIMVRQCHSNTCPVGVCTQDEKLRQKFTGSPEKVINLMTFIAEEVREILAKLGCRSLDEVIGRTELLRQVSRGAEHLDDLDLNPILAKVDAPDDQRRSQGPNFRNPVPDSLDAQILSDAKPLFERGERMQLTYNVRNTHRAVGTRLSAEVTARFGMNGLADDHVQVRLRGTAGQSLGAFLCSGVTLEVFGDANDYVGKGLSGGRIVVRPTVSSPLVSQHNSIVGNTVLYGATAGTLLAAGQAGERFAVRNSGAKVVVEGCGANGCEYMTGGTAVILGPVGSNFGAGMTGGMAFILDTDGSFERRANGESIVWQRIASSHWESVLKDLVEDHARATGSKWSAEILADWDRWRDQFWQVCPKEMISRLTHSLSEEEAEVVAAE
- a CDS encoding NAD(P)-dependent oxidoreductase, which produces MASDRMLQFVGREQSYPDKRSAEERARDFREIAERYAAPDADAQAARCSQCGVPYCSVHCPLHNHIPDWLRLTAEGRLREAYELSNATSTMPEICGRICPQDRLCEGNCVIEFSGHGAVTIGSVEKYITDTAWAEGWVEPVHAGKPTGQSVGIIGAGPAGLTAAEYLRVLGHEVHVYDRHDRAGGLLTYGIPGFKLEKDVVMRRVARLEEGGIHFHLGFEVGKDATLDQLRRKHDAILIATGVYKAREINVPGNEAAGVVAALDYLIASNRKGFGDAVAEFEDGRLDAKDKHVVVIGGGDTAMDCVRTAVRQGAKSVKCLYRRDRENMPGSQREVANAEEEGVEFVWLSAPQSFTADKTVKQVAVAGMRLGAPDASGRRSPEPDPGRTFDLPADMVIKALGFDPEELPHLFGSPDLSVTRWGTLRVDHQTMMTSLPGVFAAGDIVRGASLVVWGIRDGRDASDQMAKWLKAKAAGSERKAA
- a CDS encoding glutathione S-transferase N-terminal domain-containing protein, translating into MWQLYQFPLCPFSRKIRLLLGEKGIGYELVRESPWERRDEFIDLNPAGRTPVMVDQGRGQVLIDSSAIAEYFEETVEGKAMINGTAANRAEIRRLTAWFDHDFYFEVTGPLLFERMQKRIVHRQPPDGGALREAMKAANQHLDYIDYLIDHRTWLAGATMSLADLAAAAHISVADYLGGIDWTGHEQTKGWYSGLKSRPSFRPLLAERMEIVTPPKYYEDVDF
- a CDS encoding undecaprenyl-diphosphate phosphatase, translating into MSIWLTAIILGIVEGLTEFLPVSSTGHLILATELLGYDASKWAVFNIAIQPGAILAIVVLYRKLFWDMFTGFFRRDPVAIAFVRNLLLAFIPAVVLGLAFGDYIEALLENAVVVAWALIIGGIGILLVERFAKPKESGGVANLSTRQSIIVGLVQCIAMIPGVSRSGATIMGAMALGIDRKTAAEFSFFLALPTLTGATVLQLAKHHDAITKNDIGLILVGALVSFIVAWAVIKAFLAVVTRYGFAPFAWYRIIVGVAALAWLAMR
- a CDS encoding DUF2059 domain-containing protein — translated: MRAVLVALAGAMLTSAPAAANDPAPKAPPPVYVPPAPPRAPAVPVRTEAGLALAQRLTVLVLPPDMMFEQNLATIPVVLDAEAKKNPDLEALLQQHPGLRTKLVETGQRELTRILTAGLPAMQAAMAEHYVRNLDEATLRTTVEFYESELGRKLIRVEYQSIDPAVLSDKGLADGETFTRSDVDQLYVGVGGRMIKALTPQERVKVTAFTLSPAGQKLFRLTNRTKDLSVKLLNDLIGPHRAEIEAAYAEAVPEYFSSTAAAN
- a CDS encoding helix-turn-helix transcriptional regulator, producing the protein MKQNFPLPSEAASMAARLSDRQRECLILVKDGLTSKEIGRLLSLSPSTIDNHLNAAAERLGCSSRIVAARILETAEQFAERGDLHSQSEDNKAKFTHPDDLRLGSKAARNLLPPLGGATNDEPLIQRILHIGLIAIAATMAFAAITITIAGVVDLFSR